Proteins encoded within one genomic window of Citricoccus muralis:
- a CDS encoding helix-turn-helix domain-containing protein, whose product MAELSRNDVTQTQAARAIGLPQNALSARLHGRVEFRLSELLTICELLGIDLGTILANVQQEFSAEAAGNLVVS is encoded by the coding sequence ATGGCTGAGCTCAGCAGAAACGACGTCACACAAACGCAAGCAGCACGCGCAATCGGGTTACCGCAGAACGCACTTTCAGCAAGGCTTCACGGGCGTGTCGAGTTTCGCCTATCCGAACTTCTGACCATCTGCGAACTGCTTGGAATCGATCTCGGCACAATCCTCGCCAATGTCCAACAGGAGTTCTCCGCTGAGGCGGCAGGGAACTTGGTGGTGAGCTGA
- a CDS encoding helix-turn-helix domain-containing protein, with product MARLGVRQKAVAELLQIAQPGVSARLRGQVAFDVEELALIAQAFNISLGELLGNSLVNEKSPRPAMRDEGFDELPRLDSNQQPFD from the coding sequence ATGGCTCGCTTAGGCGTCCGGCAGAAGGCTGTCGCCGAATTGCTCCAAATTGCTCAGCCGGGAGTCTCTGCACGACTTCGTGGTCAAGTTGCCTTTGATGTGGAGGAGCTCGCGCTAATTGCGCAGGCGTTTAATATTTCGCTAGGTGAGTTGCTGGGCAATTCCCTGGTTAACGAGAAAAGCCCCCGCCCCGCGATGCGGGACGAGGGCTTTGACGAGCTCCCCCGGCTGGACTCGAACCAGCAACCCTTCGATTAA
- a CDS encoding IclR family transcriptional regulator → MVQDRLALIAPSILSDITHHTGLTSSVFVRTGDERVLIARCESPSPLSYQFPVGQLLSLFLGGGKVLLAHAPEEDQECLLGSYEPFGLADGRVQTADTLRADLQSARDTGYFVSQSERHRGTVRITAPVRSVEGDVIASINLVAHDGTIDAAAISNHQTILMQASRRFTDQI, encoded by the coding sequence GTGGTTCAGGATCGGCTCGCCCTGATTGCACCCAGCATTTTGAGCGACATCACCCACCACACCGGACTGACGTCGTCGGTGTTTGTCCGCACCGGCGATGAACGCGTTTTGATCGCCCGTTGCGAGTCACCCAGCCCCCTGAGCTACCAGTTCCCCGTAGGTCAATTGCTGAGCCTGTTCCTCGGCGGCGGAAAAGTGCTCCTTGCGCATGCTCCCGAAGAGGACCAGGAGTGTCTCCTGGGCTCATACGAACCCTTCGGTCTTGCGGACGGACGCGTCCAGACGGCCGACACACTGCGCGCGGATCTACAGTCCGCGCGGGACACCGGATACTTCGTGAGCCAGTCAGAGCGCCACCGTGGCACCGTGAGGATTACCGCACCGGTCCGATCGGTGGAGGGAGACGTCATTGCCTCCATCAATCTCGTTGCCCATGATGGCACGATTGACGCCGCCGCCATCAGCAATCACCAGACGATTCTCATGCAGGCGAGTCGACGCTTCACGGACCAAATCTGA
- a CDS encoding RraA family protein, which translates to MFMDLDASSIRVAAFDRTADLGQVEQLAKFPVALIGDTRGRMGMMDPRIRPITPKPLMFGSILPVWCREGDNLAVHRALEEIRPGDVMVINAMGEVTRAIIGALIAEAAVIHGMAGLVVDGSIRDAEELAELGLPVYARGVSPAGPYKSGPGTVGESVACGSLVCRGGDVIIGDADGLIVLPPSEVAGALTAASAQQDYEETMKTRFRSQGS; encoded by the coding sequence ATGTTCATGGATCTTGATGCTTCCTCGATTCGGGTTGCAGCATTTGATCGGACCGCCGACTTGGGGCAGGTGGAGCAGCTGGCGAAATTTCCCGTTGCTCTCATCGGCGATACGCGTGGGCGCATGGGGATGATGGATCCGCGGATCCGTCCGATCACTCCGAAGCCGCTCATGTTCGGTTCGATTCTTCCAGTGTGGTGTCGCGAGGGGGATAACTTGGCTGTGCATCGAGCTCTTGAAGAGATCCGACCCGGAGACGTCATGGTCATCAACGCCATGGGGGAGGTGACCCGAGCCATTATCGGCGCCTTGATCGCCGAAGCTGCGGTGATCCATGGAATGGCGGGATTGGTGGTGGACGGCTCCATTCGAGACGCCGAGGAGCTGGCGGAGCTCGGGCTGCCCGTGTATGCGCGAGGCGTCAGTCCCGCCGGGCCGTACAAGAGCGGGCCCGGAACCGTGGGGGAATCGGTGGCCTGCGGTTCGTTGGTATGTCGCGGTGGGGACGTGATTATCGGTGACGCTGACGGTCTGATCGTGCTCCCGCCCAGTGAGGTCGCTGGTGCCCTGACCGCGGCGTCGGCACAGCAAGACTACGAGGAGACGATGAAGACTCGATTCAGGTCACAGGGTTCCTGA
- a CDS encoding TetR/AcrR family transcriptional regulator yields the protein MTAEHPRTTGTPSQQPRASVTPRRQRAVRQDALRNKAELVRAVGELLISDPEGALMPAVAERASLSLTTAYRYFPTMDHLHREFMLSVIRGLQEETSLLTSTGTARFEEILQHWVRIVSHYGRAMVIVRSREGFLTRYLQGEAHTLAIAQVWGEALRGMLAEREISPSQFPSALTLFNTLVNSREILDLRTATGLSDRQLVQHFSALYQAALEGIRNPVT from the coding sequence ATGACCGCAGAGCACCCGCGCACCACCGGCACCCCATCCCAGCAGCCCAGAGCCTCCGTGACACCCCGACGGCAGCGAGCGGTGAGGCAGGACGCATTACGCAACAAGGCGGAGCTGGTACGCGCCGTCGGTGAGCTACTCATCTCTGATCCAGAAGGGGCCCTCATGCCCGCCGTGGCCGAGCGCGCCAGCCTGTCCTTGACCACCGCGTACCGGTATTTCCCGACGATGGATCATCTCCACCGCGAATTTATGCTCTCGGTCATCCGTGGCTTGCAGGAGGAAACGTCCCTGCTCACCAGCACAGGCACCGCCAGGTTTGAAGAGATCCTGCAGCACTGGGTGCGTATTGTGTCGCACTATGGACGGGCCATGGTCATCGTGCGCTCCCGGGAAGGCTTTTTGACACGGTATCTCCAGGGTGAGGCGCACACCTTAGCCATCGCTCAAGTGTGGGGCGAGGCCCTTCGCGGCATGCTCGCGGAACGGGAGATTTCACCGTCCCAATTTCCCAGCGCGCTCACCCTATTCAATACCCTGGTGAACTCGCGGGAGATTCTCGATTTGCGCACCGCCACTGGGCTGAGCGACCGCCAGCTAGTCCAGCACTTCAGTGCGCTCTACCAGGCCGCTCTCGAAGGCATCAGGAACCCTGTGACCTGA
- a CDS encoding thiamine pyrophosphate-binding protein encodes MAETSYAEAVARGVWRSGADLVGYVPSVTVAPVIDSLVEADGGAAGSSPRVTPLSREEEAVGLVGALPLAGQFGAVVMQDNGFGNALTALTTFSVSYHLPLLIVANTRGSLGEYNSMIHSVSQPVPAWLEAAGIHTLHLDRRSGVDDWEDVIAEAGVHARMTFRPVVVLASFWNTDGKVA; translated from the coding sequence ATGGCTGAGACGAGCTACGCCGAAGCGGTCGCGAGAGGTGTGTGGAGGTCCGGAGCTGACCTGGTGGGCTATGTGCCTTCGGTGACGGTGGCTCCGGTGATCGATTCACTGGTGGAAGCCGACGGCGGCGCCGCTGGTTCGTCGCCGCGAGTTACTCCGCTCTCGCGGGAAGAAGAAGCGGTCGGTCTGGTCGGTGCTTTGCCTCTGGCCGGTCAGTTCGGTGCGGTCGTGATGCAGGACAACGGATTCGGCAACGCACTCACCGCGCTGACAACCTTCAGCGTCTCCTACCATCTGCCACTGCTGATCGTGGCGAACACCCGCGGCAGCTTGGGAGAGTACAACTCGATGATCCACTCCGTCAGCCAGCCCGTGCCTGCCTGGTTGGAAGCGGCCGGCATTCATACCCTGCACTTGGACCGTCGGTCCGGCGTCGACGACTGGGAAGACGTGATTGCCGAGGCGGGTGTGCACGCGCGCATGACGTTCCGGCCCGTGGTCGTCTTGGCATCGTTCTGGAATACCGATGGGAAGGTGGCTTGA
- a CDS encoding thiamine pyrophosphate-dependent enzyme, whose protein sequence is MKRIEALRIINDLTPDLPVVLTCAATSREMASVEDRDNHFPVLDSMGLVGSIATGLSWAVRDTDMAKVVAVEGDGSLLMNPNVLPTGGFLAPEKLMLIVLDNQVYGSTAGLPTYASRLDLGALAEAAGWRVGRAMDGEGLKTEFTQLLTEQGPAVLHVRIEPGNAANIPKLLVDPVTITARFTRWLTTRIEGARTPIA, encoded by the coding sequence ATGAAGCGGATCGAAGCGCTGCGCATCATCAACGACCTCACCCCGGACCTGCCGGTGGTGCTGACCTGTGCGGCCACCAGCCGCGAGATGGCATCGGTAGAGGACCGAGACAACCATTTCCCGGTGTTGGACTCGATGGGTCTGGTGGGCTCCATCGCCACCGGCCTGTCCTGGGCAGTGCGCGATACGGACATGGCCAAGGTAGTGGCGGTCGAAGGGGACGGCTCCTTGCTGATGAACCCCAACGTTCTGCCCACCGGCGGGTTCTTGGCTCCGGAGAAGCTGATGCTGATCGTGTTGGACAACCAGGTGTACGGGTCGACAGCCGGTCTGCCCACGTATGCCTCCCGACTGGACCTGGGCGCCCTGGCCGAGGCTGCCGGTTGGAGAGTCGGGCGCGCCATGGATGGCGAAGGACTGAAGACCGAGTTCACCCAACTTCTGACCGAGCAGGGCCCGGCGGTGCTGCACGTGCGGATCGAGCCGGGCAACGCAGCAAACATTCCCAAACTGCTGGTGGATCCGGTGACCATCACGGCCCGGTTCACCCGGTGGCTGACCACCCGTATCGAGGGTGCCCGCACCCCCATCGCGTAG
- a CDS encoding YdcF family protein — translation MPVIVVSVVGTIAGLLIAGVGLWRTVRDPRGFLAYGVVALGLVLAGVGFSGWRYEAGDHLPLLLLIGISLGVLLLFNLLGYPGLVVFLIWSGVTILRRESRTLGNGLALLAGIGLLFLPGTLERLAPQGEIRDDPWYMIGYGVHTFAILVVAYFSAVFALFLIGSLLYRWRRSSTRPSAVVVLGSGLIQGEVPPLLGARLRRGVEVQRIFTPAPVLIPSGGQGADEPRSEGEAMAEYLRDELGVPATQIQPETESRTTRENLINSRALLGSKHDPITVVTSSYHVFRAALLTRRLGLTAHVVGARTAWYYLPSAILREFAAVLRDHWKVHALAVLAVLIVAVTLAVVLVPAMAWSP, via the coding sequence ATGCCAGTCATCGTCGTGAGCGTCGTGGGCACGATCGCCGGGCTGCTGATCGCCGGGGTCGGACTCTGGCGGACCGTGCGGGATCCTCGGGGATTCCTCGCCTATGGCGTGGTGGCACTCGGGCTGGTGCTGGCGGGAGTCGGATTCAGTGGGTGGCGGTATGAGGCAGGTGATCATCTGCCGTTACTCCTGCTGATCGGTATCTCCCTCGGAGTACTGCTGCTGTTCAATCTGCTGGGGTATCCCGGTCTCGTCGTTTTTCTGATCTGGAGTGGCGTGACGATTCTGCGGCGCGAAAGCCGCACTCTCGGCAATGGGCTGGCCCTGCTCGCCGGCATCGGCCTCCTTTTCCTTCCGGGCACGCTGGAACGGCTCGCCCCCCAGGGGGAGATCCGCGACGACCCCTGGTACATGATCGGCTATGGCGTGCATACTTTCGCGATCCTGGTGGTGGCGTACTTTTCGGCGGTGTTCGCACTGTTCTTGATCGGCTCGCTGCTCTACCGATGGCGCCGGTCATCCACCCGCCCCTCAGCGGTGGTGGTGCTGGGCTCTGGTCTGATCCAGGGCGAGGTTCCGCCCTTGCTGGGTGCCCGGCTGCGCCGCGGCGTCGAGGTTCAGCGGATATTCACCCCGGCACCCGTGCTCATTCCGAGCGGCGGGCAGGGTGCGGATGAACCACGCAGTGAGGGCGAAGCGATGGCTGAGTACCTGCGAGACGAACTCGGTGTGCCCGCGACGCAGATACAGCCCGAAACGGAGTCACGCACCACCCGAGAAAACCTCATCAATTCCCGTGCGCTGTTGGGTTCGAAACACGATCCGATCACCGTGGTGACCAGCAGCTACCACGTGTTCCGGGCGGCCTTGCTGACCCGCAGGCTGGGACTCACCGCGCACGTGGTCGGCGCACGCACGGCCTGGTATTACCTGCCGAGCGCGATCCTGCGCGAATTCGCGGCGGTCCTGCGCGACCACTGGAAAGTGCATGCCTTGGCGGTGCTGGCTGTGCTGATCGTGGCCGTCACGCTGGCGGTGGTGCTCGTTCCGGCGATGGCGTGGTCACCATGA
- a CDS encoding sensor histidine kinase, protein MSATSTRRSTSAWGRFTVRTRVVITLVVLTVAALTVTGLISYGLQRTDYQQRIDDSLTRTVDEVRILAQEGVDPGTGEPFVESDQMVYVAMLRHLPRATEGMLGMNSSGVVWTANSSVPLRLEDDRELVAQLMNRVGPDSRAEVVLETITTSTTDYRVAIIPISFPDDAEPSVMVVAEDQRAALRALDNTFLTYAATGLGVMIVAGLIGSLVVGRLLAPLRVLQSTAAEISGDEDLDRRVPIGGGDDVARLAEDFNAMLDRLSSSFASQRQLLDDVGHELRTPITIVQGNLELMDPNDPADVAQVRDISLDELDRVTRLTEDLVTLAKSNRPDFVTPRPMDVATLTHAVAEKAARLGPRAWMVESVAEVVHELDEQRITQAWLQLANNAVKYSEPDTEVWIGSRVENIGGPVHVVADSPEVTLPGQTPAPTPANGRWLSLWVTDRGIGVTAEDAQRIFERFGRGGNSSRAEGSGLGLNIVVEIARAHSGTVSVRSTPGVGSTFMMHLPLTDQHSPLDSAPGPTAISGGHS, encoded by the coding sequence GTGAGCGCAACTTCCACTCGACGATCGACCAGCGCCTGGGGTCGGTTCACCGTGCGCACCCGCGTGGTGATTACCCTCGTGGTACTCACCGTGGCCGCATTGACCGTGACCGGCCTCATCTCCTACGGTCTGCAACGCACCGACTATCAGCAGCGCATTGATGACTCGCTCACGCGTACGGTCGACGAGGTGCGCATCCTCGCCCAAGAGGGGGTGGACCCGGGCACCGGGGAGCCGTTCGTGGAGTCGGACCAGATGGTGTACGTGGCCATGCTGCGGCACCTCCCCCGCGCCACGGAAGGCATGCTCGGCATGAACTCCTCGGGCGTCGTGTGGACAGCTAACTCCTCGGTGCCGTTGCGCCTCGAGGACGACCGCGAACTGGTAGCCCAGCTGATGAACCGCGTGGGCCCGGACTCCCGCGCCGAAGTGGTGCTCGAAACGATCACCACCTCCACCACGGACTATCGTGTGGCGATCATTCCCATCTCCTTCCCCGACGACGCAGAGCCCTCCGTAATGGTGGTGGCGGAGGACCAACGCGCTGCATTGCGCGCACTGGACAACACGTTCCTCACCTACGCTGCCACCGGACTCGGGGTGATGATCGTCGCCGGACTCATCGGATCTCTGGTGGTGGGGCGGCTGCTGGCTCCGCTGCGGGTGCTGCAGTCGACGGCGGCCGAAATCTCTGGAGATGAGGATCTCGACCGCCGGGTGCCGATCGGTGGTGGTGATGATGTTGCCCGGCTGGCCGAAGACTTCAACGCCATGCTGGACCGGCTCTCCAGCAGCTTCGCCTCGCAGCGGCAGTTGCTCGACGACGTCGGGCATGAGCTGCGCACTCCTATCACCATCGTGCAGGGTAATCTGGAGCTGATGGATCCCAACGATCCGGCCGATGTGGCGCAGGTCCGCGATATCTCCCTCGACGAGCTCGACCGGGTCACCCGCCTCACCGAGGATCTGGTGACGCTGGCCAAATCGAACCGGCCCGACTTCGTCACCCCGCGCCCGATGGACGTCGCGACCCTCACCCACGCCGTCGCTGAAAAGGCCGCACGACTGGGCCCGCGCGCCTGGATGGTGGAATCCGTGGCCGAAGTAGTGCACGAATTGGACGAACAGCGCATCACTCAGGCGTGGCTTCAGCTGGCCAATAACGCCGTCAAGTATTCTGAGCCGGATACCGAGGTGTGGATTGGCTCGCGGGTGGAAAACATTGGCGGCCCGGTGCACGTCGTCGCCGACTCCCCGGAGGTCACCCTGCCCGGCCAGACGCCTGCACCCACCCCGGCCAACGGGCGATGGCTGAGTCTGTGGGTGACCGACCGCGGCATTGGGGTGACCGCCGAAGACGCCCAGCGCATTTTTGAACGTTTCGGTCGCGGCGGAAACTCGTCTCGGGCCGAAGGTTCCGGGCTGGGGCTGAACATTGTGGTGGAGATCGCCCGCGCCCACAGCGGTACCGTGTCGGTGCGTTCCACGCCCGGTGTCGGCTCCACGTTCATGATGCATTTGCCACTGACCGACCAGCATTCCCCCCTCGACTCGGCCCCTGGCCCGACCGCCATTTCAGGAGGACATTCGTGA